One genomic region from Kineobactrum salinum encodes:
- a CDS encoding AMP-binding protein, translated as MTGGVDQVRQGVVARTLKFEQRTLPQILQIQRKLGDKPLLRCGDSEMSYCEAPVEAARYAGKLRELGVGPGDRVLCFMHSRVDVLKLWLGITWLGAIMVPVNTALRGEQLRHAVTTADPRLTVTENGLLGYLVQEGAVAGENRVFVIDEAGEHHACCEGRFVVDVEPVDPYPVTPGDTAAILYTSGTTGPSKGVLCPHGQFYWWGVMTGESLRLSPDDVLFTVLPFFHTNALNSFWQALVFGATFTFESSFSASRFWQQAEGRGATVTYLLGAMAQILLTREPGPNDISHRVRIALCPATPIEAVVEFERRFGVRLVEGYGSTETNFVCSNVIGEHVPASMGRVADGFEVRVVDENDCDSLPGEPGELLIRHREPFSMASGYFRNAEATVKAWRNLWFHTGDRVVQRSDGVFYFLDRIVDAIRRRGENISSWEVETALKAHPIVEEAAVVGVPSDLGSEQDVMAFIVLREGVEAAPEEIVRFLESRLAYFAIPRYWDFVGELPMTANNKVRKHVLRDRGVTASTWDIEQSGIRLSRGGKSA; from the coding sequence ATGACTGGAGGGGTAGATCAGGTGAGGCAGGGTGTTGTTGCCCGCACCCTGAAGTTCGAACAACGGACCTTGCCGCAGATCCTGCAGATACAGCGCAAGCTTGGCGACAAGCCCCTGCTGCGCTGCGGTGACTCCGAAATGAGCTATTGCGAAGCACCTGTGGAGGCGGCGCGCTATGCCGGCAAGCTGCGGGAGCTGGGTGTCGGGCCCGGAGACCGAGTACTGTGTTTCATGCATTCCCGAGTCGATGTGCTTAAACTTTGGCTCGGAATCACTTGGCTCGGTGCCATCATGGTACCCGTCAACACAGCGCTGAGAGGTGAGCAGCTGCGGCACGCGGTAACAACCGCGGACCCGCGCCTGACCGTTACCGAGAATGGGCTGCTGGGCTACCTGGTCCAGGAGGGCGCGGTCGCCGGGGAAAACAGGGTTTTCGTTATCGATGAAGCCGGTGAACACCATGCATGCTGTGAAGGACGCTTCGTGGTCGATGTCGAACCCGTCGATCCCTATCCGGTGACTCCGGGTGACACTGCTGCAATCCTCTATACCTCGGGCACTACAGGGCCCTCCAAGGGCGTGCTCTGTCCCCACGGTCAGTTTTACTGGTGGGGTGTGATGACCGGCGAGTCCCTGAGGCTATCCCCCGATGACGTGCTGTTCACAGTACTGCCTTTTTTCCACACCAATGCGTTAAACAGTTTCTGGCAGGCGCTGGTGTTCGGTGCGACGTTTACTTTCGAGTCCTCATTCTCGGCCAGCCGGTTCTGGCAGCAGGCTGAGGGGCGGGGTGCGACCGTGACTTATCTGCTTGGCGCGATGGCCCAGATTCTGCTCACCCGCGAGCCTGGTCCCAATGATATCAGTCATCGCGTTAGAATCGCGCTGTGTCCGGCCACCCCCATCGAGGCCGTGGTCGAATTCGAAAGGCGATTTGGTGTACGTCTGGTCGAGGGTTATGGCTCAACCGAAACCAATTTCGTTTGCTCCAACGTTATCGGTGAACATGTCCCGGCCAGCATGGGACGTGTGGCTGACGGATTCGAAGTGAGGGTAGTGGACGAGAACGACTGCGATAGCCTCCCGGGAGAGCCCGGAGAGCTGCTGATTCGCCATCGCGAACCATTCAGCATGGCTTCAGGTTACTTCCGCAACGCGGAGGCTACGGTAAAAGCCTGGCGCAACCTCTGGTTTCACACGGGTGACAGGGTAGTGCAGCGTAGCGATGGTGTTTTCTACTTTCTTGATCGCATCGTGGATGCCATTCGTCGCCGCGGCGAGAATATTTCCTCCTGGGAAGTGGAGACCGCTCTCAAGGCTCACCCAATCGTAGAGGAGGCCGCGGTAGTGGGGGTGCCTTCAGACCTCGGTTCGGAACAGGACGTGATGGCCTTCATAGTGTTGCGGGAGGGCGTCGAAGCCGCCCCTGAAGAGATTGTACGCTTCCTTGAGAGCCGCCTGGCGTATTTTGCCATCCCCAGATACTGGGATTTTGTCGGTGAGTTGCCCATGACGGCCAACAACAAGGTCAGAAAGCACGTCCTGCGCGATAGGGGTGTTACCGCGTCCACCTGGGATATTGAACAGTCCGGCATTCGTCTTTCGCGAGGCGGAAAATCAGCCTGA
- a CDS encoding aldehyde dehydrogenase family protein, translating to MQLSNDLSAIRSETRDFLERTHGFVIGGELVSPGGREILSILDPSSAQAISQVPAAEKADIDAAVASSRSALEHSSWRDMKPHSRERLIHKLADLLERNAELIAELEALESGRRIGDVRVFDAEFPVHVLRYMAGWPTKISGETLPVSAPYMPAENHFICSTTREPLGVIAAITPWNVPLGIAAWKVAPAIAAGCAVVLKPAENTPLTALLLGELALRAGFPPGVINVVPGTGKVAGEYLVAHPGVDKVSFTGSTAIGKRIGEVAGARLKPVTLELGGKSPVVIMPDADLELAIPTAAMAIFANQGQNCCAGSRLYVHEAVYQQVVDGVVDIARRMKLGPSLAEGVDMCPLASSEQQSRVAAYVDDSVAEGAELLTGGKSPEHPGFYFEPTVLAGVNNGMKLVREEVFGPVLAVQSFGQLSEAIELANDSDFGLGASLFTEDINTAQTFCRFVQAGSVWVNVHNILDVGVPFGGFKQSGLGNDLGRDSVIAHTRLKANYLAVRDSHQ from the coding sequence ATGCAACTCTCAAACGACCTCAGTGCAATTCGAAGCGAGACACGCGATTTTCTCGAACGGACCCACGGCTTCGTGATTGGTGGTGAACTCGTTAGTCCGGGCGGCAGGGAAATATTGTCCATTCTTGACCCTTCGTCGGCGCAGGCCATCAGCCAGGTGCCCGCGGCGGAGAAAGCCGACATCGACGCCGCGGTGGCTTCCTCCCGCTCGGCTCTGGAACACAGCAGCTGGCGAGATATGAAACCCCACTCCCGGGAGCGCCTGATCCACAAGCTGGCGGATTTGTTGGAAAGAAATGCGGAATTGATCGCCGAACTTGAAGCGCTGGAGAGCGGTCGCCGGATTGGTGATGTACGGGTTTTCGACGCGGAGTTTCCGGTTCACGTATTGCGCTACATGGCTGGCTGGCCCACCAAGATCAGCGGTGAAACCCTGCCGGTATCGGCGCCCTACATGCCGGCCGAAAATCACTTCATTTGCAGTACCACCCGGGAACCACTGGGCGTGATTGCGGCGATTACCCCATGGAACGTGCCGCTGGGAATTGCCGCCTGGAAGGTGGCACCGGCCATTGCCGCGGGCTGTGCGGTAGTATTGAAGCCGGCGGAGAACACACCGCTGACGGCGCTGCTTCTGGGTGAACTGGCGCTACGGGCGGGTTTTCCACCCGGGGTAATCAACGTGGTGCCGGGAACCGGCAAGGTGGCCGGTGAGTATCTTGTGGCCCATCCCGGGGTCGACAAGGTGTCCTTCACCGGTTCCACTGCCATCGGCAAGCGCATCGGTGAAGTGGCAGGTGCCCGGCTCAAGCCGGTGACGCTGGAACTGGGGGGCAAGTCGCCCGTGGTCATCATGCCCGATGCTGACCTTGAACTGGCCATTCCCACGGCGGCGATGGCGATCTTCGCCAACCAGGGACAGAACTGCTGCGCTGGTTCGCGGCTTTATGTGCATGAGGCTGTATACCAGCAGGTTGTGGATGGCGTGGTGGATATCGCCCGCAGGATGAAGCTTGGTCCCAGTCTCGCCGAGGGCGTGGACATGTGTCCGCTGGCGTCTTCAGAACAGCAGTCGCGGGTCGCAGCTTATGTGGATGATAGTGTGGCCGAGGGGGCTGAGCTGCTCACCGGTGGCAAGTCCCCGGAACACCCGGGTTTCTATTTCGAGCCAACGGTACTGGCCGGTGTCAACAACGGGATGAAACTGGTACGCGAGGAAGTCTTCGGTCCGGTGTTGGCAGTGCAATCCTTCGGTCAGCTCTCAGAGGCCATTGAACTTGCTAATGACAGTGACTTTGGCCTCGGGGCCAGCCTGTTCACGGAGGACATCAACACTGCGCAGACTTTCTGCCGCTTTGTTCAGGCCGGTTCGGTGTGGGTGAATGTGCACAATATTCTGGATGTCGGTGTGCCCTTCGGCGGCTTCAAACAGTCCGGCCTTGGCAATGATCTGGGGCGAGACTCGGTAATCGCCCATACGCGACTGAAAGCGAACTATCTGGCGGTGAGGGATAGTCACCAATGA
- a CDS encoding LysR substrate-binding domain-containing protein → MRQSNATPTNLRNVDLNLLKVFQAVLAEQSISQAAAMLCVSQPAVSNALRRLRELYSDPLFVRTANGMIPTARAQELSRPINRALEDIAQTLVTDEAFRPDTSQRVMNVALTDYGELYFLPRIVRRLAREAPGMEVSCLPNPGATLGLDMRSGAVDLVWDWVTIDDPDFVVEPVFCDAGYCLARKGHPKIDGELSLETFLEVEHVALLPTRGHTPRVELTLEKKGLARKVITEVSHLVVMPQIVATTDLVATMPERLARFYAREMDLQVLPNPLNYDEVVVYQMWHRHFENDDGHRWFRQLTAKISSEA, encoded by the coding sequence GTGCGGCAAAGCAACGCGACACCGACCAATCTTCGCAACGTCGATCTCAATCTCCTGAAAGTTTTCCAGGCGGTGCTGGCGGAGCAGAGTATCAGCCAGGCAGCGGCGATGCTCTGTGTTTCCCAGCCTGCGGTGAGCAACGCCCTGCGCCGCCTGCGGGAGCTGTACAGCGACCCGCTGTTTGTGCGCACCGCCAACGGCATGATCCCCACCGCCAGGGCTCAGGAGCTGTCGCGACCCATCAACAGGGCACTGGAGGACATTGCTCAGACCTTGGTGACGGACGAAGCGTTCCGTCCCGACACATCCCAGCGGGTCATGAATGTGGCCCTGACCGACTATGGTGAACTCTACTTCCTGCCGCGTATCGTTCGCCGGCTCGCTCGGGAGGCGCCGGGTATGGAGGTCTCTTGCCTGCCAAATCCGGGGGCGACCCTGGGTCTGGACATGCGCTCCGGGGCCGTGGATCTGGTCTGGGACTGGGTGACCATCGACGATCCGGATTTTGTGGTGGAGCCGGTATTTTGCGACGCAGGCTACTGCCTGGCGCGCAAGGGGCATCCGAAGATCGACGGCGAACTGTCCCTGGAAACCTTTCTGGAGGTAGAGCATGTCGCATTGCTGCCCACCCGTGGCCATACCCCCCGGGTGGAGCTCACCCTGGAGAAAAAAGGCCTGGCGCGCAAGGTGATCACAGAGGTATCGCACCTGGTGGTGATGCCGCAGATTGTTGCGACCACCGATCTTGTCGCCACCATGCCTGAACGCCTCGCGCGCTTCTACGCCCGCGAAATGGACCTGCAGGTACTGCCCAATCCTCTGAACTACGATGAGGTCGTCGTTTACCAGATGTGGCACCGTCACTTTGAAAACGACGATGGCCATCGCTGGTTCAGGCAACTCACTGCCAAAATCTCCAGCGAAGCATAG
- a CDS encoding Zn-ribbon domain-containing OB-fold protein: MSDSNPRHSQLAREALGREATRVVKAWLPGEPVEGWCVEGFACQRCRDCGTRQYPPRALCRACLGEALEWSRVRGSTQLLAATRLHVSMHPFFRAGAPWAVGLLCVADGLCVYAFLEDGPCSPGESLTLYQAADPVGEAVVLALRPGEDTLERAAALAARLTCKKSMV, from the coding sequence ATGAGTGATAGCAATCCGCGGCACAGTCAGCTGGCCCGAGAAGCGCTGGGACGGGAAGCGACCCGCGTAGTGAAAGCCTGGCTGCCTGGGGAACCCGTTGAGGGTTGGTGCGTAGAGGGCTTTGCCTGCCAGCGCTGTCGCGACTGCGGGACCCGGCAGTATCCGCCGCGGGCGCTGTGCCGCGCTTGTCTCGGAGAAGCGCTGGAATGGTCTCGCGTACGCGGCAGCACCCAACTACTGGCCGCGACCCGGTTACACGTTTCAATGCATCCCTTTTTCCGGGCAGGTGCACCCTGGGCCGTGGGGCTGCTGTGTGTGGCCGACGGGCTCTGTGTCTATGCCTTTCTGGAGGATGGACCCTGCAGCCCCGGCGAGTCCCTGACGCTCTACCAGGCGGCGGATCCCGTCGGAGAGGCAGTGGTCCTGGCCCTGCGACCCGGCGAGGATACGCTGGAGCGAGCCGCTGCCCTGGCTGCCAGGCTGACTTGTAAAAAGAGTATGGTTTAG
- a CDS encoding thiolase family protein, whose protein sequence is MVGLRRAARAVEAGDARVVACIGGDTFQPERFAELVGRFSSLSIEGSSPYGLAGANLPFALLTRAYMDRYRVGRESFGRLCALQRRHALDFPQALLTKPLTLQEYLDARMVAEPLGLFDCVMPCAGAEGFLVMSEFDARERGLDYVRLKASGERHNDARGQVMPMRFGWEHFREALYSASGFGPESVDVLQLYDDYPVMVFLQLEEMGFVAPGGAAQAIAEEGLSVAGRQVHLNTQGGQLSAGQAGFAGGFMGLTECIRQLSGRALGNQRQGVRRALVSGFGMINYDRGLCTAAATLETVSE, encoded by the coding sequence GTGGTGGGTCTGCGCCGTGCCGCACGGGCGGTGGAGGCGGGGGACGCGCGCGTCGTGGCCTGCATCGGTGGCGACACATTCCAGCCGGAGCGTTTTGCCGAATTGGTAGGCCGTTTCAGCAGCCTCAGTATCGAGGGCTCTTCGCCCTACGGGCTCGCGGGCGCCAACCTTCCTTTCGCCTTGCTGACACGGGCCTATATGGACCGCTACCGGGTCGGACGGGAGAGTTTCGGCAGACTTTGCGCGTTGCAGCGCCGCCATGCCCTGGACTTCCCCCAGGCGCTGTTAACCAAGCCACTGACGTTGCAGGAATACCTCGACGCAAGGATGGTGGCCGAGCCGCTGGGCCTGTTTGACTGCGTCATGCCCTGCGCCGGTGCCGAGGGTTTCCTGGTCATGTCCGAGTTCGATGCGAGAGAGCGCGGGCTGGACTATGTGCGTTTGAAGGCGAGTGGCGAACGCCACAACGACGCCCGAGGCCAGGTCATGCCCATGCGGTTTGGCTGGGAGCATTTTCGCGAGGCACTCTATAGCGCCTCAGGCTTTGGTCCCGAATCGGTAGATGTGCTCCAGCTGTACGACGACTACCCGGTGATGGTCTTTCTGCAACTTGAGGAGATGGGTTTCGTGGCGCCGGGCGGGGCGGCCCAGGCCATCGCGGAGGAGGGGCTGAGTGTGGCTGGGCGTCAGGTCCATCTGAATACCCAGGGCGGGCAACTCTCCGCCGGACAGGCCGGTTTTGCCGGGGGCTTCATGGGGCTCACCGAATGCATCCGCCAGTTGAGCGGCCGCGCCCTCGGCAACCAGCGCCAGGGCGTGCGCCGGGCACTTGTCTCGGGCTTCGGCATGATCAATTACGACCGTGGGCTGTGCACGGCAGCGGCGACTCTGGAGACCGTGTCGGAATGA
- a CDS encoding PQQ-dependent dehydrogenase, methanol/ethanol family yields the protein MLRVNRFAATCAALFFALLLSRSGALLATGVSQSAQKDYAEEPHSSEASFRKLAPPDRRAVDLSYQQRLLRANHDSADWLLHGRTFEEQRYSSLRAINRDTVADLGLAWQFDTDSTRGLEATPIVRDGVMYTTGTWSVVYALDARTGELLWSYDPEVPGAWARRGCCDVVNRGVALWDDRVLSATFDGRLIALDARTGELLWQTNTVDRSRAVTITGAPRVLDGKVLIGNAGAEFNVRGYVSAYDVGSGELLWRFYTVPGSVDGPHEHPELELAAKTWSEEGEWLDTGGGGTVWDSISYDPELNLVYVGTGNGAPHARFRRSPGGGDNLYLSSIVALDADTGRMRWYYQTTPGDSWDFTATQQMILADMEIDGDQRKVLMQAPKNGFFYVLDRVTGELISAEKLVTITWASHIENGRPVETDQADFSEEDKLIYPSELGGHNWHPMSYSPETGLVYVPALERGWIFSPTDFYLFDFNPPAHLDELRRGQPDVDEGGYLKAWDPVRQKTVWQVKNNTFMNGGTLATAGGLVFQGTEDGYLNAYNDETGERLLHLFLGTGVIAPPITYEVDGEQYVALMAGFGGATLFMLGEDAAARRYVNDGRLLVFKLKGDEVPMPKLAEPRYVPSAEAAEQTPTGTVDPERLRQGEQLFVRNCGFCHGMYGSRAILPDLTRMSPGINSIFEQIVLDGIFQSRGMASFKDVLSKEEVESIRLYLSEQ from the coding sequence ATGCTTCGTGTCAACCGATTCGCGGCGACCTGTGCGGCGCTGTTCTTCGCCCTATTACTGTCGCGCAGCGGCGCCCTGCTGGCGACGGGCGTCAGTCAGTCCGCTCAGAAAGACTACGCAGAGGAACCGCATTCCAGCGAAGCCAGTTTTCGCAAGCTGGCGCCTCCCGACCGGCGCGCAGTGGACCTGTCCTACCAGCAACGGCTTCTGCGGGCCAACCATGACAGCGCCGACTGGTTGCTGCACGGCAGAACCTTCGAGGAGCAGCGCTACTCGTCGCTGCGGGCCATCAATCGGGACACCGTTGCCGATCTCGGCTTGGCCTGGCAGTTTGATACCGATTCCACCCGGGGGCTGGAGGCCACGCCGATCGTTCGCGATGGCGTGATGTACACCACAGGCACCTGGAGCGTGGTCTACGCCCTGGATGCCAGGACCGGCGAACTGCTGTGGTCCTACGATCCCGAGGTGCCCGGCGCCTGGGCCCGCCGGGGTTGCTGTGACGTAGTGAATCGGGGGGTAGCCCTGTGGGACGATCGGGTGCTGTCCGCCACCTTCGATGGCCGCCTGATTGCACTGGACGCGAGGACCGGCGAGCTGCTGTGGCAGACCAACACCGTGGACCGGTCACGTGCTGTCACTATCACCGGGGCGCCTCGGGTCCTCGACGGCAAGGTCCTGATAGGTAACGCCGGGGCAGAATTCAATGTACGCGGCTACGTCTCCGCCTACGACGTGGGCTCCGGTGAACTGCTGTGGCGCTTCTACACAGTGCCTGGCTCGGTGGACGGCCCCCACGAGCACCCCGAGCTGGAACTGGCCGCCAAGACCTGGAGCGAGGAGGGCGAATGGCTTGACACCGGTGGCGGTGGCACGGTGTGGGATTCCATCTCCTACGATCCAGAGCTCAATTTGGTGTACGTGGGCACTGGTAACGGCGCCCCGCACGCCCGGTTCCGGCGTAGCCCGGGCGGCGGTGACAACCTCTACCTGTCTTCCATTGTGGCATTGGACGCCGACACCGGACGCATGCGCTGGTACTACCAGACCACTCCGGGGGACAGCTGGGACTTCACCGCCACTCAACAGATGATTCTGGCGGACATGGAGATCGACGGGGATCAGCGCAAAGTCCTGATGCAGGCGCCCAAGAATGGCTTCTTCTATGTGCTGGACAGAGTCACTGGCGAACTGATCTCGGCGGAGAAACTGGTTACCATAACCTGGGCCAGCCACATCGAGAATGGGCGGCCGGTGGAGACTGACCAGGCTGACTTCAGCGAGGAGGATAAACTGATCTATCCCTCTGAGCTTGGGGGGCATAACTGGCATCCCATGTCCTACAGCCCCGAGACAGGTCTGGTCTATGTACCGGCCCTGGAGCGCGGTTGGATCTTCTCCCCGACCGACTTCTACCTCTTCGATTTCAACCCTCCGGCGCACCTGGATGAGCTGCGCCGCGGCCAACCTGACGTGGATGAGGGCGGCTACCTGAAGGCCTGGGACCCGGTGCGACAAAAAACCGTGTGGCAGGTAAAGAACAACACATTCATGAATGGCGGCACCCTCGCCACCGCTGGCGGCCTGGTTTTCCAGGGCACTGAGGATGGCTATCTGAACGCCTACAATGACGAGACAGGCGAGCGTCTCCTGCACCTCTTTCTGGGCACTGGGGTGATTGCCCCACCCATCACCTATGAGGTGGATGGGGAGCAGTATGTAGCCCTCATGGCCGGCTTTGGCGGCGCCACACTGTTCATGCTGGGGGAGGACGCCGCAGCGCGGCGCTATGTCAACGACGGACGCCTGCTGGTGTTCAAGCTCAAGGGGGATGAGGTGCCCATGCCAAAACTGGCGGAGCCGCGCTATGTGCCCTCTGCGGAGGCGGCTGAACAGACGCCGACCGGGACTGTGGACCCTGAGCGTTTGCGTCAGGGGGAACAGCTGTTCGTGCGCAACTGCGGATTCTGTCACGGCATGTACGGGTCGCGCGCAATTCTTCCCGACCTGACCAGGATGTCCCCAGGGATCAATTCTATCTTCGAGCAGATCGTGCTCGACGGGATCTTCCAGTCCCGCGGCATGGCCAGTTTCAAGGATGTGTTGAGCAAAGAAGAAGTTGAATCAATCCGACTCTATCTCTCTGAGCAATGA
- a CDS encoding c-type cytochrome, with translation MKKIAATCMLLLASCLAWADDEASRVEVARELYAAFGAGDMPRILSLFSPEVEFIFHGPEHILPQAGVYKGREGVQDFFVRIADNFQLQRVEQKAFSASGKRVYVPGWEEGFSIATGGYYRADWVHILTIEEGQIVRFEEVTDSGEIAEALAPADPERGKAYYTTCLACHGAQGEGNSNMHAPRLTLQEPEYIVRQLRHFRQMVRGGVQDFYGWQMNGRAAALPGDRALRDVAAYIDTLPDSYQAGEFDGDASSGERIYRQTCAACHGARAEGLSELQSPALRGLEGGYLLLQLENFASGLRGAHPDDQAGATMRAAMEVLDSEQAMKNVTSYIVSLTAAEVL, from the coding sequence ATGAAAAAAATAGCTGCCACTTGTATGCTGCTGCTCGCTTCCTGTCTGGCGTGGGCCGACGATGAGGCCTCCCGGGTAGAGGTCGCCAGGGAACTTTACGCGGCCTTTGGCGCAGGCGATATGCCGCGCATACTCTCGCTGTTTTCGCCCGAAGTGGAATTTATCTTCCACGGCCCGGAACACATCCTTCCCCAGGCAGGCGTATACAAGGGGCGTGAGGGCGTGCAGGACTTTTTTGTCCGGATCGCGGACAACTTCCAATTGCAGAGGGTCGAGCAGAAAGCCTTCTCCGCTTCGGGCAAGCGGGTATATGTGCCCGGCTGGGAGGAAGGGTTCAGCATTGCAACGGGAGGGTATTATCGGGCCGACTGGGTGCACATCCTGACCATTGAGGAGGGCCAGATTGTCCGTTTCGAGGAGGTCACCGATTCCGGTGAGATCGCCGAAGCCCTGGCCCCTGCAGACCCCGAGCGCGGCAAGGCCTACTACACGACCTGCCTTGCCTGTCACGGCGCCCAGGGTGAGGGCAACAGCAATATGCACGCACCGCGGCTTACCCTGCAGGAGCCTGAATACATCGTGCGACAATTGCGCCACTTTCGGCAGATGGTGCGCGGCGGAGTACAGGATTTCTACGGCTGGCAGATGAACGGCAGGGCAGCTGCGCTGCCGGGGGACCGGGCGCTGCGCGACGTGGCGGCCTATATCGACACTCTGCCGGATTCCTATCAGGCCGGAGAGTTCGATGGCGACGCCAGCTCCGGTGAGCGCATTTATCGGCAGACCTGTGCGGCCTGCCACGGCGCGCGAGCCGAGGGGCTGTCTGAGCTGCAGTCACCAGCGCTGAGGGGATTGGAGGGCGGCTATCTTCTGCTGCAACTGGAGAATTTCGCCTCGGGGCTGCGCGGGGCTCACCCCGATGATCAGGCAGGGGCGACCATGAGAGCCGCCATGGAGGTATTGGACAGCGAACAGGCCATGAAGAACGTGACCAGCTATATCGTGTCACTGACGGCAGCGGAGGTACTGTAA
- a CDS encoding FAD-binding oxidoreductase translates to MRAGGFDGPTRRLQASIQGTVIAREAPDYELWRQSMIWQYRKFRRYPDLIVQAESEDDVVAAINFARDNGMKITTRSGGHSWSGCFLRDSGVLVDLSRLQNIEVDTSRNVARVGAGVLGRGLNEELARHGLAFPTAHCGMVPVSGYLLGGGLGWNSTAWGGMSVFNVVGIEAVTVEGEKIFASQNKNPDLFWAARGGGPGLFFTVTAFHLQCHPLPASIITDSYFFHYAELDEVVALMEEVGPGINPNVEMLTVVVPTIPELAKQCEGSECDRVVVLAATAFGESEADSKAMLAPIASHRAASKSLKVIKARPTPFEVLYQDNEGPFPQRRARADNIYTNRASDTVPVISKYMKQSPSDGNTPVILWRGDLSFPDAAYSSTGQFYLAGYAQWNLAENDQPNQQWLRNFYDEMQEFASGHYINEFDRETRSAQTSACFAPANWAKLGRLRERYDPDGVYHDFLRL, encoded by the coding sequence GTGCGAGCCGGCGGTTTCGACGGCCCCACTCGCAGGCTCCAGGCGAGCATCCAGGGCACGGTCATCGCCCGGGAGGCACCGGACTACGAGCTGTGGCGACAGAGCATGATCTGGCAGTACCGCAAGTTCAGGCGCTACCCGGATCTGATCGTACAGGCGGAATCCGAGGACGATGTAGTCGCGGCGATCAATTTTGCCCGCGACAACGGCATGAAGATCACCACTCGCAGCGGCGGTCATAGCTGGTCCGGTTGCTTCCTGAGGGACAGCGGTGTGCTGGTCGACCTGTCCCGGTTACAGAATATCGAGGTGGATACCTCGCGCAATGTCGCCCGGGTAGGCGCAGGGGTGCTGGGCCGGGGCCTGAACGAAGAGCTGGCGCGCCATGGTCTGGCCTTTCCCACGGCTCATTGTGGCATGGTGCCGGTCAGTGGGTATCTGCTCGGTGGCGGGCTCGGCTGGAATTCGACCGCTTGGGGCGGTATGAGTGTGTTCAACGTAGTGGGTATCGAGGCCGTAACCGTGGAGGGCGAGAAAATTTTCGCCAGCCAGAACAAGAACCCCGACCTATTCTGGGCAGCCCGAGGGGGTGGTCCCGGACTGTTCTTTACCGTCACGGCTTTTCACCTACAGTGCCATCCGCTGCCGGCGTCCATAATCACCGACAGCTACTTTTTCCACTACGCCGAGCTGGACGAGGTGGTGGCACTAATGGAGGAGGTGGGTCCTGGTATAAATCCCAATGTGGAAATGCTGACAGTGGTGGTCCCCACCATTCCGGAGCTGGCCAAACAGTGTGAGGGCAGCGAGTGCGATCGCGTGGTGGTGCTCGCCGCTACCGCCTTCGGCGAATCCGAGGCCGACAGCAAAGCCATGCTCGCGCCGATCGCCAGCCACCGGGCCGCAAGCAAGTCACTGAAGGTGATCAAGGCACGGCCGACCCCCTTCGAGGTGCTCTACCAAGACAACGAGGGACCCTTTCCCCAGCGGCGCGCGAGAGCTGACAACATCTACACCAATCGCGCCTCGGATACGGTGCCGGTCATCAGCAAATACATGAAGCAGTCGCCTTCCGACGGCAATACGCCGGTGATCCTGTGGCGCGGCGATCTCAGCTTCCCCGATGCCGCCTATTCCTCAACTGGACAGTTCTATCTCGCAGGTTACGCCCAGTGGAACCTGGCGGAGAACGATCAGCCCAACCAGCAGTGGTTGCGGAACTTCTACGACGAGATGCAGGAGTTCGCCTCGGGCCACTACATCAACGAGTTCGACCGGGAAACCCGTTCCGCTCAGACCTCGGCCTGTTTCGCGCCTGCGAACTGGGCGAAGCTGGGCAGGCTGCGTGAGCGCTATGACCCCGATGGCGTCTACCACGACTTCCTCCGTCTCTAA